A window of the Drosophila simulans strain w501 chromosome 2L, Prin_Dsim_3.1, whole genome shotgun sequence genome harbors these coding sequences:
- the LOC6732144 gene encoding uncharacterized protein LOC6732144 — protein MDTKSNDDSAGSDSLDKSMQIKCVMVETTTTGDGDSTVGDLDNCSRDSAAESINKESGSMEGAGKQEDHKTEAASGTRGEGDSPQSSQSPPEHPASKSPTSPCTAFETKVKLISQNLKETTLAESTDASVSASTSTSTPTSASSSISGSMLESQQTPDKSTPETTDSASSSVRVKKVRFHPDVKENDGGNWMKRKRRSMHTKRTSSPSGANCDGMDLDGEYEDNDDDEQEEAEEEFDLAKTIAEAEDYLKQHPLTYVQRVEQNGERLQDGLLSIEDMLNEVGEEVVTEYNDEDFFRRIKPENGIERILGKETKAGKIEFLLRYENQGGLFWESEEFIKRTCPSLLKAYEMNRERRQQRLMHHVAKRQSLRQRYTDF, from the exons ATGGATACCAAGTCCAATGATGACTCGGCTGGCAGTGACTCGCTGGACAAATCTATGCAAATCAAGTGTGTGATGGTGGAGACAACGACGACGGGCGACGGAGACTCCACAGTCGGAGATCTGGACAACTGCAGCAGGGATTCCGCTGCGGAATCGATTAACAAGGAATCCGGTTCGATGGAGGGAGCCGGCAAGCAGGAGGATCACAAGACTGAAGCTGCGTCGGGTACGCGGGGCGAGGGCGACAGTCCGCAGAGCAGCCAATCCCCACCAGAACATCCGGCCAGCAAATCGCCCACATCTCCATGCACTGCCTTCGAGACGAAAGTCAAGCTTATCTCACAGAACCTCAAGGAAACCACGCTGGCGGAGAGCACCGACGCCTCCGTAtcagcatccacatccacatcaacACCCACGTCCGCCTCCAGTAGCATCAGCGGCAGCATGCTGGAGTCGCAGCAGACACCCGACAAGTCCACCCCCGAAACAACAGATTCCGCCTCGTCGTCCGTCCGCGTGAAGAAGGTACGCTTCCATCCGGACGTCAAGGAGAACGACGGCGGGAACTGGATGAAAAGAAAGCGACGCTCCATGCATACCAAACGAACCTCCTCGCCCAGCGGCGCTAACTGTGATGGTATGGATCTGGACGGTGAGTACGAGGacaacgatgacgatgagcaggaggaggcggaggaggagttCGATCTGGCCAAGACAATCGCCGAGGCGGAGGATTACCTCAAACAGCACCCGTTGACGTACGTGCAGCGCGTCGAGCAGAACGGCGAGCGGCTGCAGGATGGACTGCTCAGCATCGAGGACATGCTAAACGAAGTCGGCGAGGAGGTGGTCACCGAGTACAACGACGAGGACTTCTTCAGACGCATCAAGCCCGAAAACGGCATTGAACGCATTCTGGGCAAGGAGACCAAGGCGGGAAAG ATTGAATTCCTTCTGCGCTACGAGAACCAAGGCGGACTCTTCTGGGAATCGGAGGAGTTCATCAAGCGCACGTGCCCCTCGCTGCTCAAGGCCTACGAAATGAATCGAGAACGACGTCAGCAGCGCTTG ATGCATCACGTTGCCAAACGGCAGAGTCTGCGACAGCGATACACGGATTTCTAG